A genomic window from Pseudocitrobacter corydidari includes:
- the manA gene encoding mannose-6-phosphate isomerase has protein sequence MQKLINSVQNYAWGSKSALTELYGIANPDNLPMAELWMGAHPKSSSKITDSQGTVRSLRDVIDADKTTLLGQEVADRFGELPFLFKVLCAAQPLSIQVHPNKRASEIGFAKENAAGIAMDAAERNYKDPNHKPELVFALTPFLAMNAFREFSEIVSLLQPVAGAHTAIAHFLEQPNGERLSALFASLLNMQGEEKARALAILRSALESQQGEPWQTIRVISEFYPDDSGLFSPLLLNVVKLKPGEAMFLFAETPHAYLQGTALEVMANSDNVLRAGLTPKYIDIPELVANVKFEAKPAAELLTQPVKNGSELDFPIPVEDFAFSLHDLSTQPTAIAQQSAAILFCLEGEAVLSKGEESLTLKPGESAFISAAESPVQVRGNGKLARVYNKLK, from the coding sequence TGGATGGGCGCGCATCCGAAGAGCAGCTCAAAAATTACCGATAGCCAGGGGACTGTACGTTCACTGCGCGACGTGATTGACGCCGACAAAACCACGCTTTTGGGCCAAGAGGTCGCCGACCGTTTTGGCGAGCTGCCGTTCTTGTTTAAAGTACTGTGCGCCGCACAGCCGCTGTCCATTCAGGTTCACCCGAACAAGCGCGCCTCGGAAATTGGCTTTGCCAAAGAGAATGCGGCAGGTATCGCCATGGACGCGGCTGAACGTAACTACAAAGATCCAAACCATAAGCCGGAGCTGGTCTTTGCCCTGACGCCTTTCCTGGCGATGAACGCGTTTCGCGAATTCAGCGAAATTGTTTCACTGCTGCAACCCGTTGCCGGGGCGCATACCGCCATTGCCCATTTCCTCGAACAGCCGAACGGCGAGCGTCTGAGCGCCCTTTTCGCCAGCCTGCTGAATATGCAGGGCGAAGAGAAAGCGCGCGCGCTGGCAATCTTGCGCTCCGCGCTGGAGAGCCAGCAAGGCGAGCCGTGGCAGACCATCCGCGTCATTTCAGAATTTTACCCGGACGACAGCGGTTTGTTCTCACCGCTGCTGCTGAACGTGGTGAAACTCAAGCCAGGCGAAGCGATGTTCCTGTTTGCCGAAACGCCGCACGCCTACCTTCAGGGGACGGCACTGGAAGTGATGGCCAACTCCGATAACGTACTGCGCGCCGGGCTGACGCCGAAATACATTGATATTCCGGAACTGGTGGCAAACGTGAAGTTTGAGGCCAAACCGGCGGCGGAGCTGCTCACCCAACCGGTGAAAAACGGCTCTGAACTGGACTTCCCAATTCCGGTCGAGGACTTCGCGTTTTCGTTGCACGATCTCAGCACGCAGCCCACGGCAATCGCCCAGCAGAGCGCCGCGATCCTGTTCTGCCTGGAAGGTGAAGCCGTCCTGAGTAAAGGCGAAGAATCTCTGACTCTGAAGCCGGGTGAATCCGCGTTTATCAGCGCGGCAGAATCACCGGTTCAGGTGAGGGGTAACGGCAAACTGGCGCGTGTCTATAATAAGCTGAAATAA